The following are encoded in a window of Manihot esculenta cultivar AM560-2 chromosome 8, M.esculenta_v8, whole genome shotgun sequence genomic DNA:
- the LOC110608350 gene encoding uncharacterized protein LOC110608350, with amino-acid sequence MCACVPVVFQDAEMHGAHSSIESDPSEWEGMEISKEGMEPGRVSGDSMREERMDLRRAEDVRVMEVDVRRRDVGVQVNMDEESMEKSQKDAQAKGSRNSSAGEVDPSILSTAAKRGKKKVRGLQKTKKGKGWQRPGGGSSFGSGPPRCLTCGKLHRGPCRKGTTACFRCGQEGHFARDCPTSPRVVQAQRLATRNVGQASHQGHRGAATADTVMPGALGALSS; translated from the exons atgtgtgcctgtgtgcctgttgtgtttcaggACGCTGAGATGCACGGTGCTCATAGCTCGATAGAGTCAGACCCATCTGAGTGGGAAGGTATGGAGATAAGTAAAGAAGGAATGGAGCCAGGAAGAGTGTCCGGAGACAGCATGAGAGAAGAGAGGATGGATCTGAGACGGGCTGAGGATGTAAGAGTGATGGAGGTAGACGTCCGGAGGAGGGATGTTGGTGTGCAAGTGAACATGGATGAGGAAAGCATGGAAAAGTCTCAAAAGGACGCCCAGGCTAAGGGTTCTAGGAATTCAAGTGCAGGAGAAGTGGATCCCTCCATTCTGAGTACAGCAGCGAAGAGAGGGAAGAAGAAGGTGAGAGGCCTTCAAAAGACGAAGAAGGGCAAGGGTTGGCAGAGACCTGGTGGTGGCTCGAGTTTTGGCTCAGGCCCTCCAAGATGTTTGACGTGTGGCAAGTTACATCGTGGACCTTGTCGGAAGGGGACAACGGCTTGTttcaggtgtggacaggaagggcactttGCGCGTGACTGTCCTACTTCGCCCAGGGTGGTACAAGCCCAACGGTTAGCTACCAGGAATGTAGGTCAGGCCAGTCACCAGGGACATAGAGGAGCAGCCACAGCGGACACAgtgatgccag GTGCTCTAGGAGCTTTGAGCAGTTGA